In Streptomyces sp. NBC_00448, the following are encoded in one genomic region:
- a CDS encoding DUF6011 domain-containing protein, protein MPSDAPLPGLATDEELAAAGRRVVLCGMCGHPLSDAESRAWGLGENCRRKLGGNVSVRRRGRFEVDQEGIPGL, encoded by the coding sequence ATGCCCTCCGACGCCCCGCTCCCCGGCCTCGCCACCGACGAGGAACTGGCGGCCGCCGGGAGGCGGGTGGTGCTCTGCGGCATGTGCGGGCATCCGCTGTCCGACGCGGAGAGCCGCGCATGGGGGCTCGGGGAGAACTGCCGGCGCAAGTTGGGCGGGAACGTGAGTGTGCGGCGCCGCGGCCGGTTCGAGGTCGACCAGGAGGGCATCCCCGGCCTCTGA
- a CDS encoding AAA family ATPase, with product MDHAEVLLIGGRAGVGKSTVAWEVSAGLRGAEVPHAVVEGDFMGQVHPAPEGDSDRSRITERNLAALWANYARLGYRRLVYTNTASVLPESAAMFTRAMGADLRIVRVLLTASDATATARLTGRELGSELEQEVGNSIRKARLLDERTPADAVRVATDGRTVPDIAREVLAATGWITARS from the coding sequence GTGGATCACGCGGAGGTGTTGCTCATCGGCGGCCGGGCCGGCGTCGGGAAGTCGACGGTGGCGTGGGAGGTTTCGGCGGGCCTGCGGGGAGCGGAGGTGCCGCACGCGGTGGTGGAGGGCGACTTCATGGGGCAGGTGCACCCGGCGCCGGAGGGGGACTCTGACCGCTCGCGGATCACCGAACGCAATCTGGCGGCGCTGTGGGCGAACTACGCCCGGCTCGGCTACCGGCGCCTGGTCTACACGAACACGGCGAGCGTGCTGCCCGAGTCGGCCGCGATGTTCACCCGCGCGATGGGCGCGGACCTGCGGATCGTACGGGTCCTGCTCACCGCGTCCGACGCCACCGCCACCGCGCGGCTGACGGGCCGCGAACTCGGTTCGGAGCTGGAGCAGGAGGTGGGCAACAGCATCCGCAAGGCCCGCCTCCTGGACGAGCGGACCCCGGCGGACGCCGTACGCGTGGCCACCGACGGCAGAACGGTCCCCGACATCGCCCGCGAGGTGCTCGCCGCCACGGGCTGGATCACCGCACGGAGTTGA
- a CDS encoding ABC transporter substrate-binding protein has product MWRKKIVLIAATTFLATGVTACSDDKSGSTDAASEGSLTKVTIALSNQANQSYLPLILAERMGYFTKQGLDVKIDNLQSTPQVSDALLKGDVQGMIGFFDHNLDLQAKGKNTEAVVQLLQAPGMVEMTRANEKSLKSPADLRGKTVGVTSLGSASSNIGSYLAVHNNIPLAQTHLVAVAAGPTFVAAFQHNRVDAGVTTEPTISTLLKKHLGTIVADMRTAAGTKAALGGPYPGTALTVQTAWANSHKDTTQKMVNAIYQTLQWMESHSAAQITAQVPADFYSGSGKDQYIQALANEMGMYNPTGQMPADAPQTVLRVLNAIDPAVKGHKIDLAKTYTDEYVQKAAQETSAS; this is encoded by the coding sequence ATGTGGCGCAAGAAGATCGTTCTCATAGCCGCGACGACGTTCCTGGCTACAGGGGTGACGGCCTGCTCGGACGACAAGTCCGGCAGCACTGACGCGGCGAGCGAGGGTTCCCTGACGAAGGTGACCATCGCCCTGTCGAACCAGGCGAACCAGAGTTACCTCCCGCTCATCCTGGCCGAGCGGATGGGCTACTTCACGAAGCAGGGGCTGGACGTCAAGATCGACAACCTGCAGAGCACCCCGCAGGTCTCCGACGCGCTGCTCAAGGGCGACGTCCAGGGCATGATCGGGTTCTTCGACCACAACCTCGACCTCCAGGCCAAGGGCAAGAACACCGAAGCGGTCGTCCAGCTGCTCCAGGCGCCCGGCATGGTCGAGATGACCCGCGCGAACGAGAAGTCGCTCAAGTCCCCGGCGGACCTGCGGGGCAAGACGGTCGGGGTGACCTCGCTCGGTTCGGCCAGCTCCAACATCGGTTCCTACCTGGCGGTCCACAACAACATCCCGCTGGCCCAGACCCATCTGGTGGCCGTGGCCGCCGGGCCCACCTTCGTGGCGGCCTTCCAGCACAACCGGGTCGACGCCGGTGTCACCACCGAACCGACGATCTCGACCCTGCTGAAGAAGCACCTGGGCACGATCGTCGCCGACATGCGCACGGCCGCCGGCACCAAGGCCGCCCTCGGCGGCCCGTACCCGGGCACCGCGCTGACCGTCCAGACGGCGTGGGCGAACAGCCACAAGGACACCACGCAGAAGATGGTCAACGCGATCTACCAGACGCTCCAGTGGATGGAGTCGCACTCGGCCGCGCAGATCACCGCCCAGGTCCCGGCCGACTTCTACTCCGGCAGCGGCAAGGACCAGTACATCCAGGCGCTGGCCAACGAGATGGGCATGTACAACCCCACCGGCCAGATGCCGGCCGACGCGCCGCAGACCGTACTGCGGGTGCTGAACGCGATCGACCCGGCCGTCAAGGGGCACAAGATCGACCTGGCGAAGACCTACACCGACGAGTACGTCCAGAAGGCGGCGCAGGAGACGTCAGCGTCCTGA
- a CDS encoding ABC transporter permease produces the protein MNVHGPRSTADTADADPDTTSTAEEATEGAAGDVAGDVAGDAASEATGDVARDAADRVARPEPSKSEARTGSTARRQRLRRHVLVNLTRVLVLALFVGLWQWLASAGTIDRFYTGEPSGICSKLWDWVRHGTSQGSLWDQVWVTLQETLMGFGIGVTLGVVFGILLGRLRFLADVFAPYIKTLNSIPRILLGSVFAIWFGLGISSKVTLSAVLVFFGVFFNAFQGAREVDRNLIANARILGAGNAKVTLQVVVPSALSWITTSLHVAFGFAVTGAIVGELLGAQQGLGLLIFQAQANFDPDGVYAGLVITAAFALAAEGLITLLERRLLRWQPRPQRSGAGA, from the coding sequence ATGAACGTGCACGGTCCCCGGTCCACTGCCGATACGGCGGACGCCGACCCCGACACCACCAGTACGGCCGAGGAGGCGACCGAGGGCGCGGCCGGTGACGTGGCCGGTGACGTGGCCGGCGACGCCGCGAGTGAAGCCACGGGTGATGTCGCCCGTGACGCCGCGGACCGCGTCGCCCGCCCCGAACCGTCGAAGAGCGAGGCCCGAACCGGGTCCACCGCCCGGCGGCAGCGGCTGCGGCGCCACGTGCTGGTCAACCTCACCCGGGTCCTCGTCCTCGCCCTGTTCGTCGGGCTGTGGCAGTGGCTCGCCTCGGCGGGGACGATCGACAGGTTCTACACCGGCGAACCGTCCGGCATCTGCTCGAAGTTGTGGGACTGGGTGCGCCACGGCACCTCGCAGGGCTCGCTGTGGGACCAGGTGTGGGTGACGCTCCAGGAGACGCTGATGGGCTTCGGGATCGGCGTGACCCTCGGCGTCGTGTTCGGCATCCTGCTGGGTCGGCTGCGCTTTCTGGCCGACGTCTTCGCCCCCTATATCAAGACGCTGAACTCGATACCGCGCATCCTGCTCGGGTCGGTGTTCGCGATCTGGTTCGGCCTCGGGATCAGTTCCAAGGTCACGCTGTCGGCGGTGCTGGTCTTCTTCGGCGTGTTCTTCAACGCCTTCCAGGGCGCCCGCGAGGTGGACCGCAACCTCATCGCCAACGCCCGCATCCTCGGCGCCGGGAACGCCAAGGTGACCCTGCAGGTCGTCGTCCCGTCCGCGCTGAGCTGGATCACCACCAGCCTGCACGTCGCGTTCGGCTTCGCGGTCACCGGCGCGATCGTGGGGGAACTGCTCGGGGCGCAGCAGGGCCTCGGGCTGCTCATCTTCCAGGCGCAGGCGAATTTCGACCCCGACGGCGTCTACGCGGGCCTGGTCATCACCGCCGCGTTCGCCCTGGCCGCCGAGGGCCTGATCACGCTCCTCGAACGGCGCCTGCTGCGGTGGCAACCGCGCCCGCAGCGGTCCGGCGCAGGAGCCTGA
- a CDS encoding ABC transporter ATP-binding protein — translation MRNVTKHFNTPQGGNHDVLRDVNFSVAAGEFTAVVGPTGCGKSTTLSLICGLDRPDTGEVLIDGRPVDGIGKDVGFVFQTDAVFPWKTVLGNVAAGPRFRGASRREAHAEATDWIGRVGLTGFERYHPHQLSGGMRKRVALAQTMINRPRVLLMDEPFAGLDVQTRQIMSDELLSLWDQTRPSVVFVTHDLEEAISLADKVVVMTAGPATVKETFAIDLPRPRNPREIRHTPDFVKLHERIWESLRDEVQVAYRRTVTATPETAA, via the coding sequence ATGCGCAATGTGACCAAACATTTCAACACGCCGCAGGGCGGCAATCACGATGTCCTGCGCGACGTCAATTTCTCGGTGGCGGCCGGCGAGTTCACCGCGGTCGTCGGTCCCACCGGCTGCGGTAAGTCGACCACGCTGTCGCTGATCTGCGGCCTGGACCGGCCGGACACCGGCGAGGTGCTCATCGACGGCCGCCCGGTGGACGGCATCGGGAAGGACGTCGGCTTTGTCTTCCAGACCGACGCGGTGTTCCCCTGGAAGACGGTGCTCGGCAACGTGGCGGCCGGCCCCCGCTTCCGCGGCGCGTCACGCCGGGAGGCGCACGCCGAGGCCACCGACTGGATAGGCCGGGTCGGCCTGACGGGGTTCGAGCGGTACCACCCCCACCAGCTCTCCGGCGGGATGCGCAAGCGGGTCGCGCTCGCCCAGACGATGATCAACCGGCCGCGCGTGCTCCTCATGGACGAGCCGTTCGCCGGCCTGGACGTGCAGACCCGCCAGATCATGTCCGACGAGCTCCTCTCCCTGTGGGACCAGACCCGGCCTTCGGTCGTGTTCGTCACCCACGACCTGGAGGAGGCGATCTCGCTCGCCGACAAGGTCGTGGTCATGACGGCGGGACCGGCCACCGTGAAGGAGACGTTCGCGATCGACCTCCCCCGGCCGAGGAATCCACGCGAGATCCGGCACACCCCCGATTTCGTCAAGCTCCACGAGCGGATCTGGGAATCGCTGCGCGACGAGGTCCAGGTCGCCTACCGCCGCACCGTGACCGCGACGCCCGAGACCGCGGCCTGA
- a CDS encoding transposase domain-containing protein, which produces MTFRYLGIPSETPLPDRLALRMLVQTFRPELMDRLVDKAERRERRRRLLPARLMMYFALAMWLFGTSSYEEVLAKLTGGLPEMFQDAGDLASAAAIARARMRLGVEPLKELCAHVAASAGQPGPPGTERVFAFESVAMEVPDTPANRAAYVLPGVDGEATGKATGDGERGDGDDRGDRTKRPAKGRALDVWLVSLTECRMCLSVASAIAPSPELGIEGIIAEWPHDLLGAGALVVGEREAVPTAMWNALAAAGAHQIWRLDGRTDTAHLLPVVRALPDGSYLSKLPPDGRAAGAEPGTGAVVRVVPCGPSASGPGRSRGPAGSAPVLVTSFLDDAVTAGEITTRHESVAEMCRNGVGRFAGQIAGLRVVLRSKSPELVRQEIYAMLCTYHAVGHLLSPMHSADQLSVEARGRTV; this is translated from the coding sequence ATGACGTTCCGTTATCTCGGCATACCGTCTGAAACCCCCCTTCCGGACCGGCTTGCGCTGCGCATGCTCGTACAGACTTTCCGGCCGGAACTAATGGATCGGCTGGTGGACAAAGCCGAGCGGAGAGAGCGCCGCAGACGGCTGCTGCCCGCGCGGCTCATGATGTATTTCGCTCTCGCGATGTGGCTCTTCGGGACCTCTTCCTACGAGGAGGTGCTCGCCAAGCTGACCGGCGGCCTCCCGGAGATGTTCCAGGACGCCGGTGACCTGGCCTCCGCCGCCGCGATCGCCCGGGCCCGCATGCGGCTGGGCGTCGAACCGCTCAAGGAGCTCTGCGCCCACGTGGCCGCGTCGGCCGGGCAGCCGGGACCGCCGGGCACCGAGCGGGTGTTCGCCTTCGAGAGCGTCGCCATGGAGGTGCCGGACACCCCCGCGAACCGGGCGGCGTACGTGCTGCCCGGCGTCGACGGCGAGGCGACGGGCAAAGCGACGGGCGACGGCGAGCGCGGCGACGGCGACGACCGTGGCGACCGGACGAAGAGACCGGCGAAGGGCCGCGCCCTGGACGTGTGGCTGGTCTCGCTCACCGAGTGCCGGATGTGCCTCTCCGTCGCCTCGGCGATCGCCCCCAGCCCGGAGTTGGGCATCGAGGGCATCATCGCCGAATGGCCGCACGACCTCCTCGGCGCGGGGGCGCTGGTGGTCGGCGAACGTGAGGCGGTCCCCACGGCGATGTGGAACGCGCTGGCCGCGGCCGGCGCCCATCAGATCTGGCGGCTGGACGGCCGCACCGACACCGCGCACCTCCTGCCGGTGGTGCGCGCGCTGCCCGACGGGTCGTACCTGTCGAAGCTGCCGCCGGACGGCCGGGCCGCGGGCGCGGAGCCGGGGACGGGGGCCGTCGTCCGTGTGGTGCCGTGCGGACCCTCCGCTTCCGGTCCCGGCCGGTCGCGGGGACCGGCCGGGAGTGCTCCGGTGCTGGTCACGTCGTTTCTCGACGACGCGGTGACGGCGGGCGAGATCACGACCCGGCACGAGAGTGTGGCGGAGATGTGCCGAAACGGTGTCGGCCGGTTCGCCGGTCAGATCGCGGGGCTGCGGGTGGTATTGCGGTCGAAAAGTCCCGAACTCGTCCGGCAGGAAATATATGCGATGCTCTGCACGTATCACGCGGTGGGGCACCTGCTATCCCCGATGCATTCGGCGGACCAGCTTTCGGTCGAAGCGCGCGGACGGACGGTGTGA
- a CDS encoding sensor histidine kinase, translating to MTTARRSRSASGPKWITATGGKVLARLHVKRHLGDWRLRSRMLVLVLVPLIAIIPLVGVRVVSEVGSLRSAAHIQGQTQLARQISTLVGALDDERDLTEVALNGSGVARDKELTAAQRTTDAQVREFDESLRRQQDSVDALPAMVRQLGARGEARLGDLSPLRASAQGLAAGAGTPTFSAYSTIIGDLLDFSDQLAAVSSDHTLGSLVATLSSIEQIEQQTSSERGYLVDVLDSGGFTLEQKENIEQAQFETAGDALANNAPTSLLNLYQSTVSGDKVGAADGTVQAVSTAAQEDIPLADLGISKATAFNQLTDKLDAVRIVERQAVADMNDRASHLLSAGRTQLYENIAIIVAVVALSFLGALVLARSVVRPLRRLRVSALDVADNRLPEAVRRLRDVEPAETDEPVQVQPIELQTQDEVGQVARAFDRVHFEAVRLATEQARMRSNVNAIFTNLSRRSESLVLRQLQLIDDLENSEQNPSQLASLFQLDHLATRMRRNNENLLVLAGEEQSRRWNQPVSLFDLVRAATAEVEQYERVMLYELPDVAVAGHAATDVVHLVAELIENATAFSGPETQVLVGAKMLTSGDVVLDIADAGIGIRPEELNRINRRLAEPPVLDVATSRRMGLFVVGRLAAKYGIQVRLTGSGRTGLNALIRIPPALLLPVSEIDAGLGPAFDQATMRPGPYDLPEPGTLPARGPSGVVGDPRFGDPRATDPRFGDPRFDTSYGPAVETGAGARRLEEAPAGRHSGPPDGGFPWFNEEEQAAGQSGHGFSWFAQPIEEHLLPAGMDGRPAMEGPPQAGSHAAGAHAAGARIPDAPQAGRHAYPDPAPGGHGSERLPIFESTRSGWPGPESGHGQPDRGQPTRGLPDPGRPAMGGPQPAQPGPAPLPQRPQPQPPRSAQPQPQSQPQSQPQPQLQQSAQPQPQPQPPRDGAHPSPSWARPDTSPRPGAGGETGASTGGSVVGGSTAQGLPRRVPFGNLAPGAGARDRAAQPHAAPVAPRQADLMRERLSSFHQGVRRGKDGAERDDGSERDDGRGRSPGGSGPV from the coding sequence GTGACAACGGCACGGAGATCCCGTTCCGCTTCCGGACCGAAGTGGATCACCGCCACCGGCGGAAAGGTCCTCGCCCGGCTGCACGTCAAGCGTCATCTGGGCGACTGGCGGCTCCGCAGCCGCATGCTGGTCCTGGTGCTGGTCCCGCTGATCGCGATCATCCCGCTCGTCGGTGTGCGCGTGGTCTCCGAGGTCGGCAGCCTCCGGTCCGCGGCGCACATCCAGGGGCAGACGCAGCTCGCCCGGCAGATCTCCACCCTGGTCGGCGCGCTCGACGACGAGCGCGACCTCACCGAGGTCGCGCTCAACGGGTCGGGCGTCGCCCGGGACAAGGAACTGACGGCGGCCCAGCGGACCACCGACGCGCAGGTGCGGGAGTTCGACGAGAGCCTGCGCCGGCAGCAGGACAGCGTCGACGCCCTGCCCGCCATGGTGCGCCAGCTCGGCGCGCGCGGGGAGGCCCGGCTCGGTGACCTGAGCCCGCTGCGTGCCTCCGCGCAGGGCCTCGCGGCCGGCGCCGGCACGCCGACCTTCAGCGCGTACAGCACGATCATCGGCGACCTGCTCGACTTCAGCGACCAGCTCGCCGCGGTCAGCTCCGATCACACGCTCGGCAGCCTGGTCGCCACGCTCTCCTCGATCGAGCAGATCGAGCAGCAGACGTCGAGCGAGCGCGGCTACCTCGTCGACGTGCTGGACAGTGGCGGCTTCACGCTGGAGCAGAAGGAGAACATCGAGCAGGCGCAGTTCGAGACGGCCGGCGACGCGCTCGCCAACAACGCGCCGACCTCGCTCCTCAACCTGTACCAGTCGACGGTCAGCGGCGACAAGGTCGGTGCGGCCGACGGCACCGTCCAGGCGGTCTCCACCGCCGCGCAGGAGGACATCCCGCTCGCCGACCTGGGGATCAGCAAGGCCACCGCGTTCAACCAGCTGACGGACAAGCTCGACGCGGTGCGGATCGTCGAGCGGCAGGCCGTCGCGGACATGAACGACCGCGCCTCGCACCTGCTGTCGGCCGGGCGGACCCAGCTCTACGAGAACATCGCGATCATCGTCGCGGTGGTCGCGCTGTCCTTCCTCGGCGCCCTGGTCCTCGCCAGGTCCGTGGTACGCCCGCTGCGCCGGCTGCGCGTCTCCGCGCTGGACGTCGCGGACAACCGGCTGCCCGAGGCCGTGCGCCGGCTTCGTGACGTGGAGCCCGCGGAGACCGACGAGCCGGTGCAGGTCCAGCCGATCGAGTTGCAGACGCAGGACGAGGTCGGCCAGGTGGCGCGAGCCTTCGACCGCGTGCACTTCGAGGCGGTCCGGCTCGCCACCGAGCAGGCGAGGATGCGCAGCAACGTCAACGCGATCTTCACCAACCTCTCGCGCCGCAGCGAGAGCCTGGTGCTGCGGCAACTCCAGCTCATCGACGACCTGGAGAACAGCGAGCAGAACCCGAGCCAGCTCGCCAGCCTGTTCCAGCTCGACCACCTCGCGACCCGGATGCGCCGCAACAACGAGAACCTCCTGGTGCTCGCCGGCGAGGAGCAGAGCCGCCGCTGGAACCAGCCGGTGTCGCTGTTCGACCTGGTCCGCGCCGCCACCGCCGAGGTCGAGCAGTACGAACGCGTGATGCTGTACGAACTGCCCGACGTGGCGGTGGCCGGCCATGCCGCGACCGACGTCGTCCACCTGGTGGCCGAACTCATCGAGAACGCCACCGCGTTCTCCGGCCCCGAGACCCAGGTGCTGGTGGGCGCCAAGATGCTCACCTCCGGCGATGTCGTGCTGGACATCGCGGACGCGGGCATCGGCATTCGGCCCGAGGAGCTGAACCGGATCAACCGGCGGCTCGCCGAGCCGCCCGTGCTCGACGTGGCGACCTCCCGCCGGATGGGTCTGTTCGTCGTCGGGCGGCTGGCGGCCAAGTACGGCATCCAGGTGCGGCTGACCGGGTCCGGCCGGACCGGCCTCAACGCGCTGATCCGGATACCGCCGGCCCTGCTGCTGCCGGTCAGCGAGATCGACGCGGGCCTGGGACCGGCGTTCGACCAGGCCACCATGCGCCCCGGCCCGTACGACCTCCCCGAGCCCGGCACGCTCCCCGCCCGGGGCCCGTCGGGGGTGGTCGGCGACCCGCGGTTCGGCGACCCGCGCGCCACTGACCCGCGGTTCGGCGACCCGCGGTTCGACACCTCCTACGGTCCGGCGGTGGAGACCGGTGCGGGCGCGCGGCGCCTTGAGGAGGCGCCGGCCGGGCGCCACTCGGGTCCGCCCGACGGCGGCTTCCCGTGGTTCAACGAGGAGGAGCAGGCGGCGGGGCAGTCCGGCCACGGATTCTCCTGGTTCGCGCAGCCGATCGAGGAGCACCTGCTTCCGGCCGGGATGGACGGCCGACCGGCGATGGAAGGACCTCCGCAGGCCGGGTCCCACGCGGCAGGCGCCCACGCGGCGGGCGCCCGTATACCTGACGCGCCGCAGGCCGGCCGGCACGCGTACCCGGACCCGGCGCCCGGCGGCCACGGGTCCGAGCGGCTGCCGATCTTCGAGTCGACGAGGTCGGGGTGGCCCGGCCCGGAGAGCGGCCACGGACAGCCGGACCGGGGGCAGCCGACCCGTGGTCTGCCGGACCCCGGCCGGCCGGCGATGGGCGGGCCGCAACCGGCGCAGCCCGGGCCCGCCCCGCTCCCGCAGCGGCCCCAGCCCCAACCCCCGCGGTCCGCGCAGCCCCAGCCGCAATCCCAGCCACAATCCCAACCGCAGCCGCAACTCCAGCAGTCCGCGCAGCCGCAACCCCAGCCGCAGCCTCCCCGGGACGGCGCTCACCCGTCGCCTTCGTGGGCGCGGCCCGACACCAGCCCGCGCCCCGGGGCCGGCGGAGAAACCGGGGCGTCGACCGGCGGTTCGGTGGTCGGAGGTTCGACCGCTCAAGGACTGCCCCGGCGCGTGCCCTTCGGCAACCTCGCCCCCGGTGCGGGGGCACGCGACAGGGCGGCGCAGCCGCACGCGGCGCCGGTCGCACCGCGCCAGGCCGACCTGATGCGAGAGCGGCTGTCGAGCTTCCACCAAGGCGTCAGGCGAGGGAAGGACGGCGCCGAGCGCGACGACGGGTCCGAGCGTGACGACGGGCGCGGCCGGTCACCGGGCGGATCGGGTCCGGTATGA
- a CDS encoding roadblock/LC7 domain-containing protein, with protein sequence MSDLSTEAQNLNWLIANFVKQVPGVAHAVVVSSDGVQLLASASMPKDRGDQLAAMASGLASLTQGAATLFEAGAVTQTVVDMLNGFLFLTSISDGSVLVVLAAPTCDMKVVGYEMTLLVERTGDVLTPAVRRELQSALAG encoded by the coding sequence ATGAGCGATCTGAGCACCGAAGCGCAGAACCTGAACTGGCTCATCGCCAACTTCGTCAAGCAGGTGCCGGGCGTCGCGCACGCGGTGGTCGTCTCCTCGGACGGTGTTCAGCTGCTGGCCTCGGCGTCCATGCCCAAGGACCGGGGCGACCAACTCGCCGCGATGGCCTCGGGACTGGCGAGCCTGACGCAGGGGGCGGCCACGCTCTTCGAGGCCGGCGCGGTCACCCAGACCGTGGTGGACATGCTGAACGGTTTCCTCTTCCTGACCTCGATCAGCGACGGCTCCGTCCTGGTGGTGCTCGCCGCGCCCACCTGCGACATGAAGGTCGTCGGTTACGAGATGACCTTGCTGGTCGAACGGACCGGCGACGTGCTCACCCCCGCCGTGCGCCGAGAACTGCAGAGCGCGCTGGCCGGCTGA
- a CDS encoding DUF742 domain-containing protein, translating to MSADRRRNSSPFVRPYAVTRGRTTARTDFALEALVSTTARAWENGVRLFPEQQAICRLCLNLTSVAEISALLHIPLGVTRVLVGDLAESGLVNVQQPGHEGGRPDVTLLERVLTGLRGL from the coding sequence GTGAGTGCAGACCGCAGGCGCAACTCGTCGCCCTTCGTACGCCCGTACGCCGTCACGCGCGGACGTACCACGGCGCGGACCGACTTCGCGCTCGAGGCGCTGGTCAGCACCACCGCACGCGCCTGGGAGAACGGGGTACGGCTGTTCCCCGAGCAGCAGGCGATCTGCCGGCTGTGCCTGAACCTGACCTCGGTGGCCGAGATCTCCGCGCTGCTGCACATCCCGCTCGGCGTCACGCGCGTCCTGGTGGGCGACCTGGCCGAGAGCGGCCTCGTCAACGTCCAGCAGCCGGGCCACGAGGGGGGACGGCCGGACGTCACCCTGCTGGAGAGGGTGCTCACCGGCCTGCGCGGCCTGTGA
- a CDS encoding class I SAM-dependent methyltransferase — MSQLPELAVSFGAAAQDYDRYRTAPPAQALDWLLPADCASVLDLGAGTGLLTRQLADRAAEVVAVEPDARMREVLAAACPRATVLEGTGEHIPLPDARVDAVTISAAWHWMDPAVALPEIARVLKPGGTLGILYTRRDRRVPWLDRLDAYVHDEMGTDDRIGDLIGRMNDGPWLPDGVPFAEPEPHADTWTAAMSAEEVTAMFATYSRFIALPADRKRELAARIEAKVRETAEVRDDLVRLPLVCYSWRTQRTGS; from the coding sequence ATGTCCCAACTGCCCGAACTCGCGGTGTCCTTCGGTGCCGCGGCGCAGGACTACGACCGCTACCGGACGGCGCCGCCGGCGCAGGCGCTCGACTGGCTGCTGCCCGCGGACTGCGCCTCGGTGCTCGACCTGGGCGCCGGCACCGGCCTGCTGACCCGTCAACTCGCCGACCGCGCCGCGGAGGTCGTGGCGGTCGAGCCCGACGCCCGGATGCGCGAGGTGCTGGCCGCCGCCTGTCCGCGGGCGACGGTACTGGAGGGGACCGGCGAGCACATCCCGCTGCCCGACGCCCGGGTCGACGCGGTCACGATCTCCGCGGCGTGGCACTGGATGGACCCGGCCGTCGCGCTCCCGGAGATCGCCCGGGTGCTCAAGCCGGGCGGAACGCTCGGCATCCTGTACACGCGCCGGGACCGGCGGGTGCCGTGGCTCGACCGCCTGGACGCGTACGTGCACGACGAGATGGGGACCGACGACCGGATCGGCGACCTGATCGGGCGGATGAACGACGGGCCGTGGCTGCCGGACGGCGTGCCCTTCGCCGAACCGGAGCCCCACGCCGACACCTGGACCGCCGCGATGAGCGCCGAGGAGGTGACCGCCATGTTCGCCACCTACAGCAGGTTCATCGCGCTGCCGGCCGACCGGAAGCGGGAACTGGCGGCCCGGATCGAGGCGAAGGTCCGCGAGACGGCGGAGGTACGGGACGACCTGGTCCGGCTGCCCCTGGTCTGCTACTCCTGGCGCACCCAGCGGACCGGCTCCTGA
- a CDS encoding NAD(P)H-binding protein — translation MRTVIAGGHGQIALRLERLLSGRGDSAAGLIRNAAQADDLRAVGAEPVVLDLESATLEQVAAVLEGADAAVFAAGAGAGSGAERKQTVDRGAAVLLADAAERAGVRRFLVVSSMGADAEATGVDPVFTAYLRAKGAADDAVRARKGLDWTILRPGALTNDSGTGRVRLAASTGRGSVPRDDVAAVLAELLTAPGTAGLTLELIAGPDPVAEAVRAAASGS, via the coding sequence ATGCGTACGGTGATCGCTGGTGGACACGGACAGATCGCGCTGCGGCTCGAACGGCTGCTGAGCGGGCGCGGGGACAGCGCGGCCGGGTTGATCCGGAACGCCGCCCAGGCTGACGACCTGCGGGCGGTGGGGGCCGAACCGGTCGTACTCGACCTGGAGTCGGCGACGTTGGAACAGGTGGCGGCGGTGCTGGAAGGCGCCGACGCGGCGGTGTTCGCGGCGGGCGCCGGCGCGGGCTCCGGGGCGGAGCGCAAGCAGACGGTGGACCGGGGCGCGGCCGTGCTCCTCGCGGACGCGGCCGAGCGGGCCGGGGTACGGCGCTTCCTGGTGGTCTCGTCCATGGGCGCGGACGCGGAGGCGACCGGTGTGGACCCGGTCTTCACGGCATACCTGCGGGCGAAGGGCGCGGCGGACGACGCGGTGCGGGCGCGGAAGGGGCTGGATTGGACGATCCTGCGCCCGGGTGCCCTGACGAACGACAGCGGCACCGGCCGGGTCCGCCTCGCCGCGTCCACCGGGCGCGGCTCGGTGCCGCGGGACGACGTGGCGGCGGTGCTGGCGGAGCTGCTGACGGCGCCGGGCACGGCCGGGCTGACCCTGGAGCTGATCGCGGGGCCCGACCCGGTGGCGGAGGCGGTGCGCGCGGCGGCGTCCGGGAGCTAG